One Microlunatus soli genomic window carries:
- a CDS encoding type III secretion system chaperone family protein, giving the protein MQDQAEDAVREALAGLELEWQQPGPGLYSVTLPGTRKLTTACALQLGRHHLDLRAFVARRPDENHERVYRWLLERNLRLYAVRFTLDALGDIYLTARIARSAVTADEIDRLLGAVAETADSSFNTILELGFAESIRAEWRWRLSRGESTANLAAFQQFAPDHVRKP; this is encoded by the coding sequence ATGCAGGATCAGGCCGAGGATGCGGTCCGGGAGGCGTTGGCCGGTCTGGAGCTGGAGTGGCAGCAGCCAGGGCCCGGGCTGTATTCGGTGACGCTGCCGGGCACCCGGAAGCTGACCACCGCCTGCGCGTTGCAGCTCGGCCGTCACCATCTTGATCTGCGTGCGTTCGTCGCCCGGCGACCGGACGAGAACCACGAGCGGGTCTACCGCTGGTTGCTGGAACGCAACCTGCGGCTGTACGCGGTCCGGTTCACCCTGGATGCGTTGGGCGACATCTACCTGACGGCGCGGATCGCGCGCTCCGCGGTCACCGCGGACGAGATCGATCGACTGCTCGGCGCTGTTGCGGAAACCGCCGACTCGTCGTTCAACACCATCCTCGAACTCGGCTTCGCCGAGAGCATCCGCGCCGAATGGCGGTGGCGGCTGTCCCGTGGTGAATCGACGGCCAATCTTGCTGCTTTCCAGCAGTTCGCTCCCGACCACGTTCGGAAACCTTGA
- a CDS encoding ABC transporter substrate-binding protein, producing MPVDRVPLTSTVRRLLAAGLALAALGVTACSQTDGGLQASPAPSGADCTVAKLPLKNPGRFTVATDEPAYEPWFSDDNPNNGKGFESAVTFAVAKELGFAAEQVDWVQLPFNSAIAPGEKSFDIDINQVTITPQRRQNVDLSAPYFATSQAVVTLEGGKLAGISSMAELRGGKLGAQADSTSLAAITDQVKPQVDPEVLDTNAAGIKALEDKRIDGLVVDLPTAYQMTSGQVDGGLLVGRLPAAGGKLEQFGMVLDQGSKLTPCINQTINKLQDNGTLAGLEGKWIDLPDVPELK from the coding sequence ATGCCCGTAGACCGTGTCCCGCTGACCAGCACCGTCCGCCGCCTGCTGGCCGCCGGGCTGGCTCTCGCGGCACTCGGAGTGACGGCCTGTTCGCAGACCGACGGCGGGCTGCAGGCGAGCCCGGCACCGTCCGGCGCCGACTGCACGGTCGCCAAGCTTCCGCTGAAGAATCCCGGCCGCTTCACCGTCGCCACCGACGAACCCGCCTACGAACCGTGGTTCAGCGACGACAATCCCAACAACGGCAAGGGATTCGAGTCCGCGGTCACCTTCGCTGTCGCCAAGGAGCTCGGATTCGCCGCCGAGCAGGTGGACTGGGTCCAGCTCCCGTTCAATTCCGCCATCGCACCGGGTGAGAAGTCCTTCGACATCGACATCAACCAGGTGACGATCACCCCCCAGCGCCGGCAGAACGTCGACCTGTCGGCACCCTACTTCGCAACCTCACAGGCGGTGGTGACGCTCGAGGGTGGCAAGCTCGCCGGGATCAGCAGCATGGCCGAGTTGCGCGGCGGGAAACTCGGCGCACAGGCCGACAGCACCAGCCTGGCCGCAATCACCGACCAAGTGAAGCCACAGGTGGATCCGGAGGTACTGGACACCAACGCGGCCGGGATCAAGGCCCTGGAGGACAAGCGGATCGACGGCCTGGTCGTCGACCTGCCGACCGCCTACCAGATGACGTCGGGGCAGGTCGACGGCGGACTGCTGGTCGGCAGGTTGCCCGCCGCCGGGGGCAAGCTGGAGCAGTTCGGCATGGTGCTCGACCAGGGCAGCAAGCTGACCCCCTGCATCAATCAGACGATCAACAAGCTGCAGGACAACGGCACGCTGGCCGGCCTCGAAGGGAAATGGATCGACCTTCCCGACGTGCCGGAGCTGAAATGA